A single Lacerta agilis isolate rLacAgi1 chromosome 10, rLacAgi1.pri, whole genome shotgun sequence DNA region contains:
- the IKBIP gene encoding inhibitor of nuclear factor kappa-B kinase-interacting protein isoform X2, giving the protein MAEVKHRRKANLSAKSTEDQGKIPPILRTTGDEKSGWWDPRTASSLLSLIACVGLTWFLFQQSAQLAEVEEKYYLLKQEAAKFQDTENKINLISEKCEKTLSLMEQLEDLHIIAQMKHLQEEVNTMQIWSSKLSQEEEELQQNLTSLFRAVTKYEEIIASVTNNFSVKIAAVKTDIRRISGLEADVTSLVENLHTLEDKVDKAERTTIKSIGTLLTNSIDRTTVLRSSASENARQIEHIKTKSSELNAELNKQLNKLLDLESDRAKVLTTVAFANDLKPKVHNLKMDLAHLEPMLDELTLRIGRLLGDLIERQKEISFLNKKLFNLTSAQSDVKTMSDELSDVSDLK; this is encoded by the exons ATGGCTGAAGTTAAGCATAGAAGGAAAGCTAACCTTTCAGCCAAATCAACTGAAGATCAAGGGAAGATACCACCGATCTTGAGGACTACTGGTGATGAAAAGTCCGGCTGGTGGGACCCACGAACGGCCTCGAGTTTACTGTCCCTTATAGCTTGCGTAGGGCTGACATG GTTTCTTTTTCAGCAGTCAGCACAGCTGGCTGAAGTGGAAGAGAAATACTATTTATTAAAGCAGGAAGCTGCCAAGTTTCAAGATACGGAAAATAAGATTAACTTAATATCTGAAAAG TGTGAGAAGACATTGAGCTTAATGGAGCAACTGGAAGATCTTCATATAATTGCTCAGATGAAGCATCTGCAGGAGGAAGTGAACACCATGCAGATCTGGTCTAGTAAGTTAAGTCAAGAAGAAGAGGAGCTTCAGCAGAACTTAACATCTCTCTTTCGTGCAGTTACTAAGTATGAGGAGATTATAGCTTCAGTAACTAATAACTTCTCTGTAAAGATTGCCGCTGTGAAGACTGATATTAGACGCATTTCAGGTCTAGAAGCAGATGTAACCTCACTGGTAGAGAATCTACATACTCTAGAAGACAAAGTTGATAAAGCTGAAAGGACTACAATAAAAAGTATAGGGACTCTCCTTACAAACAGCATTGACAGGACTACAGTACTACGGAGTTCTGCATCTGAAAATGCCAGACAAATAGAACACATTAAGACAAAATCATCTGAGCTGAATGCTGAACTTAACAAGCAATTAAATAAGCTTTTAGATTTGGAAAGTGATAGAGCCAAAGTTCTTACAACAGTAGCCTTTGCAAATGACTTAAAACCAAAAGTACACAACTTAAAGATGGATTTGGCACACTTGGAACCAATGCTAGATGAACTAACATTAAGAATAGGAAGACTGCTTGGGGATCTAattgaaagacagaaagaaatttCTTTCCTGAATAAGAAACTCTTCAATTTGACTTCTGCTCAGAGTGATGTTAAGACTATGAGTGATGAACTAAGTGATGTTTCGGATTTGAAATAG
- the IKBIP gene encoding inhibitor of nuclear factor kappa-B kinase-interacting protein isoform X1: MAEVKHRRKANLSAKSTEDQGKIPPILRTTGDEKSGWWDPRTASSLLSLIACVGLTWFLFQQSAQLAEVEEKYYLLKQEAAKFQDTENKINLISEKFESSSGILQEASFFLSMMTKFEQEVSNLRNIIRDIQNSEQAHSKRMQTTEGKFQKIIKSWEKSQTELDTNTSSLKSEARLLHIEVTSQINAADQKLKSLSERLKDLEDSTVRNLKTLSRQEEDELAKVEQQLQSDTKAVGKLEEQQNSIFARNNDLRQKLAGYEPKLEECKTHLPAIENAIHSVVRISRDLTAVEKKMEDMTIKVFSVEDEMMKAVSDIMDIQKTLEGMQYDNSLLKLQNEVLVLKEKVNDFAESTTETEKNIENYHSVNDE, translated from the exons ATGGCTGAAGTTAAGCATAGAAGGAAAGCTAACCTTTCAGCCAAATCAACTGAAGATCAAGGGAAGATACCACCGATCTTGAGGACTACTGGTGATGAAAAGTCCGGCTGGTGGGACCCACGAACGGCCTCGAGTTTACTGTCCCTTATAGCTTGCGTAGGGCTGACATG GTTTCTTTTTCAGCAGTCAGCACAGCTGGCTGAAGTGGAAGAGAAATACTATTTATTAAAGCAGGAAGCTGCCAAGTTTCAAGATACGGAAAATAAGATTAACTTAATATCTGAAAAG TTTGAATCTTCTTCGGGTATCCTGCAGGaagcctctttctttctctccatgATGACCAAGTTTGAACAAGAAGTATCTAACCTACGTAACATAATACGTGACATTCAAAACAGTGAGCAGGCACACTCTAAAAGGATGCAGACCACTGAAGGAAAATTTCAAAAAATAATCAAGTCCTGGGAAAAGAGCCAGACTGAACTGGATACAAATACTAGCAGTTTAAAATCGGAAGCCAGGCTCTTACATATCGAAGTGACCTCTCAAATCAATGCAGCAGATCAAAAACTAAAATCCCTTTCTGAAAGACTGAAAGATCTTGAAGACAGTACTGTAAGAAACCTCAAAACGTTAAGTAGGCAAGAGGAAGATGAACTGGCTAAAGTTGAGCAGCAGCTACAGTCTGATACCAAGGCAGTTGGAAAATTAGAAGAACAGCAGAACAGTATATTTGCCAGAAATAATGATCTGAGGCAAAAGCTTGCAGGCTATGAACCCAAACTGGAAGAGTGCAAAACTCATTTACCAGCAATAGAGAATGCCATTCACTCTGTTGTTAGAATATCAAGGGATCTGACAGCTGtagagaagaaaatggaagacatGACTATAAAGGTGTTCAGTGTGGAAGATGAAATGATGAAAGCTGTATCAGATATAATGGACATACAAAAAACTCTTGAAGGCATGCAGTATGATAACAGCCTACTAAAACTGCAGAATGAAGTGCTTGTGTTAAAGGAGAAAGTCAACGACTTTGCAGAATctacaacagaaacagaaaaaaatatagaaAACTACCACAGTGTGAATGATGAGTGA